The genomic segment GTGAGCCAGAACTCATCTTCTTTGCTCGAAACATGGAGGCAGGTTGTTGCTGACCTCACTACTTTGAGCCAACAACCCGACAGTGGATTCGACCCGTTGACACCTACTCAACGCGCATCCTTGAATCTGACTAAGCCAATTGCCATCGTGGACGGCTACGCTGTGCTGTCCACTCCGCATGCCATGGCTAAAAATGTCATTGAACAGGACTTGGGTGAATCCCTCACGCGTGTTTTGTCCCTGAGAATGGGACGCTCTTTCAGTTTGGCTGTCAGCGTGGAGCCGGAGCAGGAAGCTCCAGAAAAGCCTGTTCAACAGGAGTTTAGGTACCAACCTGAGTCTGCGCAGGGCCAACAGAGCTCACCTAATAAAACCCCGAAGCAGTACGAAGTTGGTGGAAGTGGGGAGGCGTCGACAGGCGATGGCTGGGAACGCACTCATTCAGCACCCGAGCCACGCCAGGACCTGGAGCCACAAGCTCCACAACGTATTCCACGCGAAACACCAGCTCACAACCCTAATAGGGAAGTGTCGCTCAACCCGAAGTACACATTTGAAAGCTTCGTGATTGGGCCGTTTAACCGTTTCGCCAATGCGGCAGCTGTTGCCGTTGCAGAAAGCCCTGCGAAGGCATTCAACCCACTGTTTATTTCCGGCGGTTCAGGTCTAGGCAAGACTCACCTGCTCCACGCAGTGGGAAATTACGCGCAAGAATTGCAGCCTGGCCTGCGGATTAAGTATGTCTCGAGTGAGGAATTCACGAATGACTACATCAATTCCGTGCGCGATGACCGCCAGGAAACTTTCAAACGCCGTTACCGCAATTTGGATATCCTCATGGTCGATGACATCCAATTTTTAGCAGGTAAAGAAGGTACTCAGGAAGAGTTTTTCCACACCTTTAATGCATTACACCAGGCAGATAAACAAATTATTTTGTCTTCCGACCGTCCTCCTAAACAGCTGACCACGCTGGAAGATCGACTTCGCACCCGTTTTGAAGGTGGTCTCATCACAGATATTCAGCCGCCAGATCTAGAAACTCGCATTGCGATTTTGATGAAGAAGGCGCAAACCGATGGCACTCATGTCGATCGCGAAGTGATGGAGCTTATTGCCAGCCGTTTTGAGTCCTCAATTCGAGAGCTTGAAGGCGCATTAATTCGTGTATCTGCATATTCTTCTTTAATCAATCAGCCGATCGATAAAGAAATGGCCATCGTGGCGCTGCGCGATATCTTGCCAGAGCCAGAAGATATGGAGATTACTGCTCCAGTAATCATGGAAGTAACTGCAGAATATTTTGAGATTTCTGTAGATACACTGCGTGGAGCAGGTAAAACTAGGGCAGTGGCGCATGCACGCCAGTTGGCCATGTACCTCTGCCGCGAACTCACGGATATGTCACTTCCTAAAATTGGTGATGTCTTTGGCGGTAAAGACCACACAACGGTCATGTATGCCGATCGTAAGATTCGCCAGGAAATGACAGAAAAACGCGATACTTACGATGAGATCCAGCAGCTCACCCAGCTGATCAAATCACGAGGCCGCAACTAGAATTACAAAAGTTGCTTAGGGACCCATATCTTCGGATATAGGTCCCTTTTTTGTAATTCAAGGCCTATCCAGCGGTTTTTATTGAGGTCATCGACAAAAGACCAGCTCAGAAAGTTATCCACAACCTTATTCACAACCCTGTAATTACACTCTTGTAATTCAGTGAGCTTCATCACAAATAAAACAACTCCCGACACATTAAAACCCTGTGCATAACTCACTAAAAATTGGGGATAAGCTGGGGATACATCTGCACAATCTGGGGATAAAATCGGAGCACCAAAATCTATCCACAGATAGGAGAAGTTATCCACAATCAATTCACAGGCCAGTTCACATCTCGAAATTTAGCGACTACCTTGTAAAACAATGTGTTATCCACAGTTTGAACAGGACCTACTGTTACTACCAATCTTTTAACTAGAAATTAACTAAAAGAAAGAGGGGTTGGGGAGAAAGCTTCAAAGGTGGTCTCAAGGATGACAAAACTTTGGGACTTCACTTGAGAAAATTGGAATTACAAATTCCCAGAACCGTAGGGTTCACAGGTAGGTTGGGTTTGTGTAATTCGGAAGTAACCGCCGCAAGGTGGAACCTTTACTTGAGAAGGTTTCCCTATCGGTCAAAAACCGAATTTAGTTAACTGATGAACTATATTTCCCAAGGAGCTTTAAAACAGCATGGAGTCACAAAACGTGTCCTTCCGTGTGGCCAGGGAAGACCTGGTTACCGCGGTAGCCTGGGTCGCTCGTAACCTGCCCACCAAACCGACTCAGCCGGTACTTCGAGCCATGCTGATCACCGCCGATGATGAAGGCTTAGAACTCGCCGGCTACGACTACGATGTTTCCACCCGTGTTCGTCTTTCAGCTGAGGTCTCTCAGCCAGGTCGCATCGCCGTTGCCGGTAAATTGCTCTCTGAAATCACAGGATCGTTGCCAAACAAGCCAGTTGATTTCCGCATCGATGGATCTAAAGCTTTTGTCACCTGCGGTTCTTCCCGTTTCGAGCTTCCACTTATCCCGCTAGATGATTACCCAATGTTGCCAAAGCTTCCTGCTGGCACAGGTTCCATCAACGCGAAACTGTTCACTGAAGCTGTTTCCCAGGTTGCTTCTGCTGCTGGTAAAGATGATTCCCTTCCGATGCTCACTGGTGTCAGCATGGAAATCGTCGGCAACCAGGTGCATTTGGCTGCAACAGA from the Corynebacterium crudilactis genome contains:
- the dnaA gene encoding chromosomal replication initiator protein DnaA, with product MSQNSSSLLETWRQVVADLTTLSQQPDSGFDPLTPTQRASLNLTKPIAIVDGYAVLSTPHAMAKNVIEQDLGESLTRVLSLRMGRSFSLAVSVEPEQEAPEKPVQQEFRYQPESAQGQQSSPNKTPKQYEVGGSGEASTGDGWERTHSAPEPRQDLEPQAPQRIPRETPAHNPNREVSLNPKYTFESFVIGPFNRFANAAAVAVAESPAKAFNPLFISGGSGLGKTHLLHAVGNYAQELQPGLRIKYVSSEEFTNDYINSVRDDRQETFKRRYRNLDILMVDDIQFLAGKEGTQEEFFHTFNALHQADKQIILSSDRPPKQLTTLEDRLRTRFEGGLITDIQPPDLETRIAILMKKAQTDGTHVDREVMELIASRFESSIRELEGALIRVSAYSSLINQPIDKEMAIVALRDILPEPEDMEITAPVIMEVTAEYFEISVDTLRGAGKTRAVAHARQLAMYLCRELTDMSLPKIGDVFGGKDHTTVMYADRKIRQEMTEKRDTYDEIQQLTQLIKSRGRN